One segment of Desulfuromonas sp. DNA contains the following:
- a CDS encoding NusG domain II-containing protein yields the protein MAVKAVLKRTTLLDRAIVLLLLAAAVASLWLVGRGPQGGRVVVEQGGKVVYTAPLDEDRTVSLPGPLGKTVLAIRGGAVCVAESPCPLKVCMGMGEVARAGELLACVPNEFLIRIEGQMSLERGDYDLLSR from the coding sequence GTGGCGGTGAAGGCCGTGCTGAAGCGGACCACGCTCCTTGACCGGGCCATCGTCCTTCTTCTGCTGGCGGCGGCGGTCGCCTCTCTGTGGCTGGTGGGGCGGGGCCCGCAGGGGGGGCGGGTGGTGGTGGAGCAGGGCGGGAAGGTGGTTTACACCGCCCCCCTGGACGAAGACCGGACCGTTTCGTTGCCCGGCCCCCTGGGGAAGACGGTGCTGGCGATCCGCGGCGGCGCGGTCTGCGTGGCCGAATCCCCATGTCCCCTCAAGGTCTGCATGGGGATGGGGGAGGTGGCCCGGGCGGGGGAGCTTCTGGCCTGCGTGCCGAACGAATTCCTGATCCGCATCGAGGGCCAAATGTCCCTGGAGCGGGGCGACTATGACCTCCTCAGCCGCTGA